A portion of the Francisella uliginis genome contains these proteins:
- the gltX gene encoding glutamate--tRNA ligase, whose amino-acid sequence MVTTRFAPSPTGFLHVGGVRTALFSWLYAKKNHGKFILRIEDTDLERSTQEAVDAILDGMKWLGLKNDGETYYQTKRFDRYKEVVEQLIAEGKAYYCSCSKERLDELREYQQANNLKTGYDSKCRDENYVPKEGESFVIRFKNPKDGVVSWDDAVKGKISIANQELDDMIIQRADGSPTYNFCVVVDDMDMAITHVIRGDDHVNNTPKQINIYKALNANIPVFAHVPMILGPDGAKLSKRHGAVNVMAYREDGYLPQAMLNYLVRLGWSHGDQEIFSLEEMIKSFNLEHISASPSRFDFEKLKWINKHYIKESKFEDIRSEVEYHFSKLGLDINNGPDLQELVAVMAEKVDTLVELAEKSSYFYSDDIQYDEKAVKKHFKAATGSILKVALEKFEALSSEQWQDPQELHHIVGNTAEQCEVGMGKVGMPLRVAITGSGQSPDIGITLKLLGKEKVISRISNAINNIANN is encoded by the coding sequence ATGGTTACAACAAGATTTGCACCGAGCCCAACTGGCTTTTTACACGTTGGTGGAGTGCGTACAGCATTATTTAGTTGGTTATATGCAAAAAAAAATCATGGCAAATTTATTCTTCGAATCGAAGACACTGATTTAGAAAGATCTACTCAAGAGGCAGTAGATGCAATTTTAGATGGCATGAAGTGGTTAGGTCTAAAAAACGATGGTGAAACTTACTACCAAACTAAGCGTTTTGATAGATATAAAGAAGTTGTTGAGCAACTTATAGCCGAAGGCAAGGCGTACTACTGTAGCTGTTCTAAAGAAAGGTTAGATGAGCTAAGAGAATATCAACAAGCAAATAATCTTAAAACTGGCTATGATAGTAAGTGTCGTGATGAAAACTATGTACCTAAAGAGGGTGAGAGTTTTGTTATAAGATTTAAGAATCCTAAAGATGGCGTAGTAAGTTGGGATGATGCGGTAAAAGGTAAGATCTCAATAGCGAACCAAGAGTTAGATGATATGATTATTCAAAGAGCAGATGGGTCACCAACTTATAATTTTTGTGTTGTTGTAGATGACATGGATATGGCTATTACTCATGTTATTCGTGGTGATGATCATGTTAATAATACTCCTAAGCAAATCAATATTTACAAAGCATTAAACGCTAATATTCCAGTATTTGCTCATGTGCCAATGATTCTTGGTCCAGATGGGGCAAAACTATCTAAGCGTCATGGAGCTGTGAATGTAATGGCATATCGTGAAGATGGTTATTTACCTCAAGCAATGCTTAACTATCTTGTTAGGTTAGGTTGGTCACATGGTGATCAAGAGATTTTCTCTCTTGAAGAAATGATAAAAAGTTTTAATTTAGAGCATATTAGTGCCTCACCATCACGCTTTGATTTTGAGAAACTTAAATGGATAAATAAACACTATATTAAAGAATCTAAGTTTGAAGATATTCGTTCAGAAGTTGAGTATCATTTTTCAAAATTAGGTTTAGATATTAATAATGGTCCAGATTTACAAGAGCTTGTTGCTGTAATGGCTGAAAAGGTTGATACTTTAGTTGAGCTTGCTGAGAAGTCTAGTTATTTTTATAGTGATGATATTCAGTATGATGAAAAAGCGGTTAAGAAACATTTTAAAGCTGCAACTGGAAGTATATTGAAGGTAGCTCTAGAAAAATTTGAAGCTTTAAGCTCAGAGCAATGGCAAGATCCACAAGAATTACATCATATCGTTGGTAATACTGCAGAGCAATGTGAAGTTGGTATGGGTAAGGTTGGTATGCCACTACGTGTTGCTATTACAGGTTCTGGACAGTCGCCAGATATTGGGATTACGCTGAAATTATTAGGTAAAGAAAAGGTCATTTCAAGAATATCTAACGCAATAAATAATATTGCTAACAACTAA
- a CDS encoding alpha/beta fold hydrolase, which translates to MPKARVNYIDMYYEEKGCGHPIILIGGFGADHKAWGEFANKLALDYKVIVFDNRGAGQTDCPDEPYSIAQMAKDVKSLCNYLDIEKAIVIGSSMGGFIAQQLVHDYPEICEKLVILNSATKTSKHYSVFMQSFYEVLSARAVPPEVATRLFLPWIYSDDFLISDLKIEKLVELVITNPHPFSLIGFKNQRCAVEGFDSKRWVSKIEVPTLVVASEKDIIFYESDVRALCELIKNAEYYRFKNTGHLPHIERPSELLSVVVDFISD; encoded by the coding sequence GTGCCTAAGGCAAGAGTTAATTATATTGATATGTATTATGAAGAAAAAGGTTGTGGGCATCCTATTATTCTGATTGGAGGTTTTGGAGCAGATCATAAAGCTTGGGGTGAGTTTGCTAACAAGCTTGCTCTAGATTATAAAGTTATAGTATTTGATAATAGAGGTGCAGGGCAGACTGATTGTCCAGATGAGCCTTATTCAATTGCTCAAATGGCAAAAGATGTAAAGAGTCTTTGTAATTATTTAGATATAGAGAAAGCGATTGTTATTGGCTCATCGATGGGAGGGTTTATTGCTCAGCAGCTTGTACATGATTATCCTGAGATTTGTGAAAAGTTAGTTATATTAAATTCGGCAACAAAAACATCAAAACATTACAGCGTGTTTATGCAATCGTTTTATGAGGTTTTGAGTGCTAGAGCAGTGCCACCTGAAGTAGCAACAAGACTTTTTTTACCATGGATTTATTCTGATGATTTTTTAATAAGTGATCTGAAAATAGAGAAGCTTGTCGAGCTTGTGATAACAAATCCACATCCTTTTAGTTTAATTGGATTTAAGAATCAGCGTTGTGCAGTTGAGGGTTTTGATTCTAAAAGATGGGTTTCAAAAATTGAGGTTCCTACATTGGTTGTTGCTAGTGAGAAAGATATTATTTTCTATGAGAGTGATGTTAGAGCTCTCTGTGAATTAATCAAAAACGCTGAGTATTATAGGTTTAAAAATACTGGTCATTTACCACATATTGAAAGACCTAGTGAGCTACTAAGTGTAGTTGTTGATTTTATATCTGACTGA